A portion of the Lolium rigidum isolate FL_2022 chromosome 1, APGP_CSIRO_Lrig_0.1, whole genome shotgun sequence genome contains these proteins:
- the LOC124688213 gene encoding phosphopantothenate--cysteine ligase 2-like: MDPTSAAARRSSEDEAAAFFRAAPPLRERDAVAATLAGFVARHSRSAGTGVGPAGVVCVTSGGTTVPLEQRCVRYIDNFSSGQRGAASTEYFLKAGYAVIFIHRRGSKQPYCRFLPEDSFLDLFELGEESEIQVPESHSTVVKTAISSYRKAIDEGLLLKLPFTTIFEYLQLLQLVSTSMNCLGHHGMFYLAAAVSDFYVPWESMAKHKIESAGGPLNMQLSQVPKMLFILRNHWAPSAFCVSFKLETDPDILLHKAEMALRKYGMNVVVANELANYKDVVVMVTSSGKTTVSRQSKADDLEEQLIGLLVKMHSNHITRPNPDQET; the protein is encoded by the exons ATGGATCCGACCAGCGCCGCGGCTCGCCGGAGCTCAGAGGACGAGGCGGCGGCCttcttccgcgccgcgccgcccctccGCGAacgcgacgccgtcgccgccaccctCGCCGGCTTCGTCGCCCGCCACTCCCGCTCCGCAG GGACCGGAGTAGGGCCCGCGGGGGTGGTCTGCGTCACCTCCGGCGGCACCACGGTGCCCCTGGAGCAGCGGTGCGTGCGCTACATCGACAACTTCAGCTCCGGCCAGCGAGGGGCCGCGTCCACCGA GTATTTTCTCAAGGCTGGTTACGCCGTCATCTTCATCCATCGCCG TGGGAGCAAGCAGCCTTACTGTAGATTTCTTCCAGAGGATTCGTTTCTTGATCTTTTTGAGCTTGGTGAAGAATCAGAGATCCAAG TCCCAGAATCTCATAGCACGGTGGTCAAAACAGCGATTAGCAGTTATCGCAAG GCAATTGATGAAGGTCTACTTCTGAAACTTCCTTTCACTACAATTTTTGAGTACCTTCAG CTACTGCAATTGGTATCAACTTCCATGAATTGCTTGGGACACCACGGAATGTTTTATCTTGCTGCTGCAGTTTCTGACTTCTACGTTCCATGGGAGAGCATG GCTAAACATAAAATCGAATCAGCAGGTGGCCCTTTGAACATGCAACTCAGTCAAGTTCCTAAGATGCTTTTCATCCTCAGGAACCATTGGGCACCTTCAGCATTTTGTGTATCCTTCAAG CTCGAGACAGATCCGGACATCCTTCTGCATAAAGCAGAGATGGCCTTGAGAAAGTACGGTATGAATGTCGTGGTGGCGAACGAGCTAGCGAACTACAAAGACGTGGTTGTCATGGTCACAAGTAGCGGGAAGACAACTGTTAGcaggcagagcaaggcagacgacCTTGAGGAGCAGCTCATAGGTCTCCTGGTAAAGATGCACTCGAATCACATTACGCGGCCCAATCCAGACCAAGAAACATGA